One segment of Luteolibacter rhizosphaerae DNA contains the following:
- a CDS encoding DUF433 domain-containing protein, with the protein MQAFWCQSIVVNERIQIDPRICHGKPVIRGTRVLVSTLLGALSGGDSQELVLEDYPSITAGDLAAALEFAGRLSDYQTSGYDAVHEVSLG; encoded by the coding sequence ATGCAGGCTTTTTGGTGTCAAAGTATCGTCGTGAATGAGAGGATCCAGATTGATCCCCGGATTTGTCACGGGAAGCCCGTGATTCGCGGGACTCGCGTGCTCGTCTCGACCTTGCTGGGAGCGTTGAGTGGAGGAGACTCCCAAGAGTTGGTTTTGGAAGACTATCCTTCGATCACCGCAGGAGATCTCGCAGCCGCCCTTGAGTTCGCAGGACGTCTATCCGACTACCAAACCTCGGGATACGATGCCGTGCATGAGGTTTCTCTTGGATGA
- a CDS encoding DUF5615 family PIN-like protein — translation MDENFPKAAIGILVELGHDVVDFRGTPDEGMEDQKVFEKAQSLGAILLTTDRDFFHTIPILFPRHAGIIVVALRQPNRAGIISRLKAILERIPEEAFRDRAFQLRDTTWLAFPPLDQSL, via the coding sequence TTGGATGAGAACTTCCCGAAAGCTGCCATTGGGATCTTGGTGGAATTGGGGCACGACGTCGTCGACTTCCGGGGAACTCCGGACGAGGGAATGGAAGATCAGAAAGTATTCGAGAAAGCTCAAAGCTTGGGGGCCATCCTGCTGACTACCGACCGAGATTTCTTCCATACGATCCCCATCCTCTTCCCTCGGCATGCTGGAATTATAGTAGTCGCCCTAAGGCAGCCGAATCGGGCCGGAATCATTTCCCGGCTCAAGGCGATTCTTGAGCGAATACCTGAAGAGGCTTTTCGCGACCGTGCCTTCCAATTGCGAGACACTACTTGGCTTGCGTTTCCCCCGCTCGATCAGAGCTTATGA
- a CDS encoding NAD(P)/FAD-dependent oxidoreductase, giving the protein MPATDYDVVIFGGAFSGSALALLLKRARPQTRVLIVEKSEAFDRKVGESTSEVAGCFLTRVLGLSHYLACEHFQKHGLRMWFTTPDNDCPNCCSEIGPNSQARFPTFQLDRSLLDEHMLEMAGKEGCEILRPASIKSFELKGAGKNSVTLKHAGETRTITAGWVADCSGKAALVARQQGTWRKLDDHPVHSMWVRYSNVMTLDSHEARVKAPSLKDGPSVARASATNHLMGRGWWSWIIPLSNGDFSAGVTWDERIFTPPSEGPIGERVKQHLLNHPIGKLMFADAVAIENDARIYKHLPYYSTEVCGDGWVLAGDAAGFMDPLYSQGLDYCAHATYCAHNIIGKALNGECVKMALAHHNVIYPQSYQRWFHGLYKNKYQYLGDADLMHAAFLMDIAAYFIGPVRAVYADTHREYSTMPYNGPGGAIFAKLMRFYNRRLETIARKRLTAGTYGKNNLKHRHLVRMPFEPNMKAVRHLFGGMRVWLKLEAETMFVRPAEELPQPAMSTPKARMAEVS; this is encoded by the coding sequence ATGCCCGCCACCGACTATGACGTTGTCATCTTCGGCGGCGCTTTCTCCGGCTCGGCGCTGGCGCTGCTGCTGAAGCGGGCACGACCGCAGACGCGGGTGCTGATTGTGGAGAAATCGGAAGCCTTTGACCGCAAGGTCGGCGAATCGACCTCGGAGGTGGCCGGATGTTTCCTCACTCGGGTGCTCGGCCTGTCCCACTACCTCGCCTGCGAGCATTTCCAGAAGCACGGGCTGCGGATGTGGTTTACCACGCCGGACAACGATTGCCCGAACTGCTGCTCGGAGATCGGGCCGAACTCGCAGGCCCGTTTTCCCACCTTCCAGCTCGATCGCTCCTTGCTCGACGAGCACATGCTGGAGATGGCGGGCAAGGAGGGCTGCGAGATCCTTCGCCCGGCTTCGATCAAATCCTTCGAGCTGAAGGGTGCGGGTAAGAATTCGGTCACGCTAAAGCACGCGGGCGAGACCCGCACGATCACCGCCGGCTGGGTGGCGGATTGCTCCGGCAAGGCGGCACTTGTCGCCCGCCAGCAAGGCACCTGGCGCAAGCTCGACGATCATCCGGTGCACTCGATGTGGGTGCGCTACAGCAACGTGATGACGCTCGACTCGCATGAGGCGCGGGTGAAGGCACCGAGCTTGAAAGACGGCCCCAGCGTGGCGCGTGCCAGCGCCACCAATCACCTGATGGGCCGCGGCTGGTGGTCGTGGATCATCCCCCTTTCCAATGGTGATTTCTCCGCCGGGGTGACTTGGGACGAACGGATTTTCACGCCGCCTTCCGAAGGCCCGATTGGCGAGCGGGTGAAGCAGCACCTGCTGAACCATCCGATCGGCAAGCTGATGTTCGCCGATGCCGTGGCGATCGAAAACGACGCCCGCATCTACAAGCACCTGCCCTACTATTCCACCGAAGTGTGCGGCGATGGCTGGGTGCTCGCGGGAGATGCCGCGGGCTTCATGGATCCGCTTTATTCGCAGGGTCTCGACTACTGCGCGCACGCGACCTACTGCGCGCACAACATCATTGGGAAGGCCTTGAACGGCGAATGCGTGAAGATGGCACTGGCCCATCACAACGTGATCTACCCGCAGTCCTACCAGCGATGGTTCCACGGCCTCTACAAGAACAAGTATCAGTATCTCGGCGATGCCGACCTGATGCACGCGGCCTTCCTCATGGACATCGCCGCCTACTTCATCGGCCCTGTCCGCGCGGTCTATGCGGATACCCACCGCGAGTATTCCACCATGCCCTACAACGGCCCCGGCGGAGCAATCTTCGCGAAGCTGATGCGCTTCTACAACCGCCGCCTGGAGACCATCGCGCGGAAGAGACTCACGGCAGGAACTTACGGGAAGAACAACCTCAAGCACCGCCACTTGGTTCGCATGCCCTTCGAGCCGAACATGAAGGCCGTGCGCCATCTCTTCGGCGGCATGCGTGTCTGGCTGAAGCTGGAGGCGGAGACCATGTTCGTTCGTCCTGCGGAGGAACTGCCCCAGCCCGCGATGAGCACGCCAAAGGCGCGGATGGCGGAGGTGTCATAA
- a CDS encoding efflux RND transporter permease subunit, producing the protein MIRWFATNSIASNLMMGLIIAIGVWCYVEKVQPEVQPTMHFDQVRIDVNYRGGSPEDVEKAVVIPIERAVENLPGIETIESRANVGRGNVVLRTTKGTKPEELLEDVKPLIDGITTFPQETEPPRYEIPHSSKWFDVIKIAVYGEMDEKDLLSAARRIRDDLTGLPGISQATIQGASPFEVGIEADPERLRDFGMTFSDLTNAIRRSSLDLPAGQVQTDEGSLVIRSKNQAYTRDDFENIVVRNANGAEVKMRDLAQISDDFEENRKLIRYNGKPALLIEVLRLPHEDALKIADRVKKYAEDSQASFPQGIHLGIWDDSSIELRGRIGSLIESLAQGSVLVLIILGLFLRPSIAIWVVLGIPISFAGAFIVMAAMGMTLNPMSIFGFIIAVGIVVDDAIVTSENVFTKLKEGKSGLEAAIEGAKEVTIPVTFGAITISVAFLPLMFFDGFYGTFARQIPPVVIATIAFSLIETKLALPCHLKNTTLEPRFFLRFDRFQQSVSNGLEMLIDRIYKPLILVATRNRYTTLAIFAAVAMVSVAILTSGRLGFVNMPSIDRNRITAALTMPRDTPMRVTDERILHIKAAAEQLKKEFIDPGTGESIIQDVLTSTGGWAGDNRVDARQGFVVAEILDPGERSVPGPRNKEIAKRWQELVGDMKDAQQFWISGDQGGGFGGGDNELEALEVELRGPATAEKEEITDQISALLESYPGIQDSWTDDSRSKEELHVTIRPEGEALGITQRDLANQVRAAFFGEEAQRIQRGRDDVRVMVRLPLEKRRSLHTLEEMRVLTPDGGAAPFRSVADARFEKAQSDIRRRDGAQVSTIAAKPVDETVEITSIADSIEPRINALLQGHPELTWRFKGYIEEHRETGLRFWILGVSLLVALYILLAIPFRSILQPVFVMIAIPYAVLGALFGHMIMDIVPSYLSIFGLLALAGVAINDSLVMVDFINQRRRMGVPLFDAVVQSGIRRFRPIFLTSTTTFVGLIPTIFDKSPEAQFLNPMAVSIGFGMLFGTFITLLLVPSAYLAVEDAVAWVKKGIDWYKKPFIREDAPTVEEPTEDPA; encoded by the coding sequence ATGATCCGCTGGTTCGCGACCAATTCCATCGCCTCGAATCTGATGATGGGCCTCATCATCGCGATCGGGGTCTGGTGCTATGTCGAGAAGGTCCAGCCGGAGGTGCAGCCGACCATGCACTTCGACCAGGTGCGGATCGACGTGAACTACCGCGGCGGCAGCCCGGAAGACGTGGAGAAGGCAGTGGTGATCCCGATCGAGAGGGCGGTCGAGAATCTCCCGGGGATCGAGACAATTGAATCCCGGGCCAACGTGGGCCGCGGCAACGTGGTGCTCCGCACGACCAAGGGCACCAAGCCCGAGGAACTACTGGAGGATGTGAAGCCGCTGATCGATGGCATCACCACCTTCCCGCAGGAGACCGAGCCACCGCGCTACGAGATCCCCCACAGCTCGAAGTGGTTCGATGTGATCAAAATCGCCGTCTACGGCGAGATGGATGAGAAGGATCTACTCAGCGCCGCGCGCCGCATCCGCGACGACCTGACCGGCCTGCCCGGGATTTCGCAAGCGACGATCCAGGGGGCCTCGCCCTTTGAAGTGGGCATCGAGGCGGACCCGGAGCGGCTCCGCGACTTCGGGATGACCTTCTCCGACCTGACGAATGCGATCCGCCGCAGTTCGCTCGACCTGCCCGCGGGTCAGGTCCAGACGGATGAAGGCTCGCTGGTCATCCGCTCGAAGAACCAAGCCTACACCCGCGATGACTTCGAGAACATCGTGGTGCGCAATGCCAACGGTGCGGAAGTAAAGATGCGCGATCTGGCGCAGATCAGCGACGACTTCGAAGAGAACCGCAAGCTGATCCGCTACAACGGCAAGCCGGCCCTGCTGATCGAGGTGCTACGCTTGCCGCACGAGGACGCGCTGAAGATCGCGGACCGGGTGAAGAAGTATGCGGAAGATTCGCAGGCATCTTTCCCGCAGGGCATTCACCTCGGCATCTGGGATGACAGCTCGATCGAGCTACGCGGACGCATCGGCAGCCTGATCGAGAGCCTCGCACAAGGCAGTGTACTGGTGCTGATCATTCTCGGGCTTTTCCTGAGGCCATCGATCGCGATCTGGGTGGTGCTCGGCATTCCCATCTCCTTCGCGGGGGCCTTCATCGTGATGGCTGCGATGGGCATGACCCTGAACCCGATGAGCATCTTCGGGTTCATTATCGCGGTGGGCATCGTGGTAGACGATGCGATCGTCACGTCCGAAAACGTCTTCACCAAGCTGAAGGAAGGGAAGAGTGGTCTGGAAGCGGCCATCGAGGGGGCTAAGGAAGTGACCATCCCGGTGACCTTCGGCGCCATCACAATCAGTGTCGCTTTCCTGCCGTTGATGTTCTTCGATGGCTTTTACGGCACCTTCGCCCGGCAGATCCCGCCGGTGGTGATCGCCACCATCGCCTTCTCGCTGATCGAAACGAAGCTGGCCCTGCCCTGCCACCTGAAGAACACCACGCTGGAGCCGCGCTTCTTTCTGCGTTTCGACCGCTTCCAGCAGTCGGTATCGAACGGCTTGGAAATGCTGATCGACCGCATCTACAAGCCCTTGATCCTGGTGGCCACGCGGAACCGCTACACCACCCTGGCGATCTTCGCCGCGGTGGCGATGGTGAGCGTGGCGATCCTGACAAGCGGTCGCTTGGGCTTCGTGAACATGCCCTCGATTGATCGCAACCGGATCACCGCGGCACTGACCATGCCGCGCGATACCCCGATGCGGGTAACCGACGAGAGGATCCTGCACATCAAGGCTGCGGCCGAGCAGCTGAAGAAAGAGTTCATCGACCCCGGCACCGGCGAGTCAATCATCCAAGACGTCCTGACCAGCACCGGCGGCTGGGCGGGCGACAACCGTGTGGATGCGCGCCAAGGATTCGTCGTCGCCGAGATCCTTGATCCCGGCGAGCGCTCGGTCCCCGGGCCACGCAACAAGGAGATCGCCAAGCGCTGGCAAGAACTCGTGGGTGACATGAAGGACGCCCAGCAGTTCTGGATCTCCGGCGACCAGGGTGGCGGTTTCGGCGGCGGCGACAACGAGCTCGAAGCCTTGGAAGTAGAGCTCCGCGGACCCGCGACGGCGGAAAAAGAAGAGATCACCGACCAGATCTCCGCTCTGCTGGAATCTTACCCCGGCATTCAGGATTCCTGGACCGATGACTCGCGCTCCAAAGAGGAGCTGCACGTGACGATCCGTCCCGAGGGTGAGGCCCTGGGGATCACGCAGCGGGATCTGGCCAATCAGGTCCGTGCCGCGTTCTTCGGCGAGGAAGCGCAGCGAATCCAGCGCGGGCGGGATGATGTGCGCGTGATGGTGCGGCTGCCCTTGGAGAAGCGCCGGTCGCTGCACACACTGGAGGAGATGCGGGTGCTGACCCCGGATGGAGGTGCAGCGCCCTTCCGCTCCGTGGCCGATGCCCGCTTCGAGAAGGCGCAGTCCGACATCCGCCGCCGGGATGGTGCACAGGTCAGCACCATCGCCGCAAAGCCGGTGGATGAAACGGTGGAGATCACCTCGATTGCCGACTCGATCGAGCCTCGCATCAATGCGCTCCTGCAAGGTCACCCGGAGCTGACCTGGCGATTCAAGGGCTACATCGAGGAGCATCGGGAGACGGGCCTGCGCTTCTGGATCCTCGGCGTCTCCCTGCTGGTCGCGCTCTACATCCTGCTGGCGATCCCCTTCCGCTCGATCCTGCAGCCGGTCTTCGTGATGATCGCGATCCCTTACGCGGTGCTCGGGGCGCTCTTCGGGCACATGATCATGGACATCGTGCCGTCCTACCTTTCAATCTTCGGCCTGCTGGCACTGGCGGGGGTGGCAATCAACGACTCGCTGGTGATGGTGGATTTCATCAACCAGCGCCGCCGGATGGGAGTGCCGCTCTTCGATGCCGTAGTGCAGTCCGGCATCCGCCGTTTCCGGCCGATCTTCCTGACCTCGACTACCACTTTCGTGGGCCTGATCCCGACGATCTTTGACAAATCGCCGGAAGCGCAGTTCCTGAATCCCATGGCGGTATCGATCGGCTTCGGCATGCTCTTCGGCACTTTCATCACGTTGCTGCTGGTGCCCTCCGCCTATCTGGCGGTGGAGGATGCGGTGGCATGGGTGAAGAAGGGCATCGATTGGTATAAAAAGCCTTTCATCCGCGAGGATGCCCCGACGGTGGAAGAGCCCACCGAGGATCCGGCATAA
- a CDS encoding DUF1552 domain-containing protein translates to MTPRRTFLKSIAATLAVPAFPSLQAATRAARAAGAPTRMAFIYIPNGVNLDLWRPQGSGKDYTISKTLEPLAELREHFSVLRGLDHDKAFANGDGAGDHARANATFLTGVQARKTAGADVELGESVDQIAARHVGQQTRLSSLELSTDPARSSGNCDSGYSCAYQFNLSWINETTPAPAERDPRLVFEKMFGSGNETEDSRRRAYRKSILDFVMADAKRLQTRLGSTDRGKMDEYLTAVRDVEQRIEKAEKFRKEVPEDKRPNGVPEGYGEHMRMMFDLMHLAFQTDTTRVSSFLLAHDGSNRVFPEIGVLSAHHELSHHRGNEQTLENIGKIDRFYVEQLAYFLKKMRDTPDGEGSLLDHSMIVYGGGIADGNRHNHDDLPVILAGKGNGTLKPGRLIDAPKGTPMTNLYLSLLDRMGVKADRIGDSTGIFGNV, encoded by the coding sequence ATGACCCCACGCCGCACCTTCCTGAAGAGCATCGCCGCCACGCTGGCGGTGCCGGCATTCCCTTCCCTGCAAGCCGCCACCCGCGCGGCACGGGCGGCTGGAGCGCCGACACGCATGGCCTTCATCTATATCCCGAACGGGGTGAATCTGGACCTGTGGCGGCCGCAAGGTTCGGGCAAGGACTACACGATCTCCAAGACCTTGGAGCCGCTGGCGGAACTCCGGGAACACTTCTCGGTGCTGCGCGGGCTGGATCACGACAAGGCCTTCGCCAACGGGGACGGTGCAGGCGACCACGCGCGGGCAAATGCGACCTTCCTGACCGGCGTGCAGGCTCGCAAGACGGCGGGAGCGGATGTGGAGCTGGGCGAGTCCGTGGACCAGATCGCCGCCCGCCATGTAGGCCAGCAGACACGGCTGTCCTCGCTGGAGCTTTCCACCGATCCCGCCCGCAGTTCCGGCAACTGCGACTCCGGCTACTCCTGCGCGTATCAATTCAATCTCTCCTGGATCAACGAGACCACCCCCGCCCCGGCGGAGCGGGATCCGCGACTGGTCTTCGAGAAGATGTTCGGCTCCGGCAACGAAACGGAGGACTCCCGCCGCCGCGCCTACCGGAAGAGCATCCTCGACTTCGTGATGGCGGATGCAAAGCGGCTCCAGACCCGCCTCGGCTCAACCGATCGCGGGAAGATGGACGAGTATCTGACGGCGGTGCGCGACGTGGAGCAGCGGATCGAGAAGGCCGAAAAATTCCGCAAGGAAGTGCCGGAAGACAAGCGCCCGAACGGCGTGCCGGAGGGCTACGGCGAGCACATGCGGATGATGTTCGACCTGATGCATCTTGCGTTCCAGACCGACACCACGCGCGTTTCGAGCTTCCTGCTGGCGCACGATGGCTCGAACCGAGTGTTCCCGGAGATCGGCGTGCTGTCCGCCCACCACGAGCTTTCCCACCACCGCGGCAACGAGCAGACGCTGGAGAACATCGGCAAGATCGACCGCTTCTACGTGGAGCAACTCGCCTACTTCCTGAAGAAGATGCGCGACACCCCCGATGGCGAGGGCTCGTTGCTCGATCACTCGATGATCGTCTACGGCGGCGGCATCGCGGACGGCAACCGCCACAACCATGATGACCTGCCGGTGATCCTGGCGGGCAAGGGCAACGGCACGCTGAAGCCGGGCCGCCTGATCGACGCGCCCAAGGGCACGCCGATGACGAATCTCTACCTCTCGCTCCTCGATCGAATGGGGGTGAAGGCGGACCGAATTGGAGATTCCACGGGCATCTTCGGCAACGTTTAG
- a CDS encoding DUF1592 domain-containing protein: MGKTANSLLLTAAFSPAWGQGDLSVRWDKEVLPLVETYCYDCHGDGIKKGELAIDKFDNIAEMQANRDVWKRIQDHLKHQLMPPLDEDQPSAEERKKILDWIDAAVFPVDPKNPDPGRVTLRRLNRVEYQNTLRDLLGVSVNVMDLIPPDDSGYGFDNIGDVLTLSPAHLERYLEAARVALDKAVYPGQMPPPEAAFAGREMKGNGHRSEEGHYLFMAGEAKVSFKPQRAGTYRVTVTAGGTLGGDGPPKMEFHENGETICEWDVDARLEQPKEFTHEFKINDEKPVEMGVVFTNDFYQEDHPDPKKRDRNLMVNALKITGPLDGPPPEKPQSHKRIYGKREAGENDEAYALRVLNGFARKAFRRPSQEGETKRYLQLVALAKKQGEGVEEGIRLALEAMLVSPAFLFREEPQPEPDNSKKIHLIDEHSLATRLSYFFWSTMPDQKLMELASRGELRKNLDSEIDRMIGDDRSRQFISNFTGQWLRLRDMPSTRPAEKFFPKFTGKVRDSMRRETEMFFGHIIREGLPMESLLDADFTFLNETLANYYGIPDVKGDKFQKVTLKDSHRRGILGQGSFHLLTSYPLRTSPVLRGKYVLENLLDTAPPPPPPNVPQLEPPGHKGNQQSLREQLEKHREDPSCASCHALMDPIGFGLENFDAAGAWRDQENGKQIDTAGELMSGRKILGVDDLRKALVEDHRPEFYRSVATKMLTYALGRGLEWYDRPALDRIVSDTEKAGGNSRAMLRAVIDSVPFQYRRGDS, encoded by the coding sequence ATGGGGAAAACCGCCAACTCTCTGCTCCTGACCGCCGCCTTTTCCCCCGCTTGGGGCCAAGGGGATCTCTCCGTGCGCTGGGACAAGGAGGTGCTGCCGCTGGTGGAAACGTACTGCTACGACTGCCACGGCGACGGTATCAAGAAGGGCGAGCTGGCGATCGACAAGTTCGACAACATCGCCGAGATGCAAGCGAACCGGGATGTGTGGAAGCGCATCCAGGATCACCTGAAGCACCAACTGATGCCGCCGCTGGACGAGGACCAGCCGAGCGCAGAGGAGCGGAAGAAGATTCTCGATTGGATCGATGCCGCGGTGTTCCCGGTCGACCCGAAGAACCCCGATCCCGGCCGTGTCACGCTGCGGCGGCTCAACCGGGTGGAATACCAGAACACCCTGCGGGACCTGCTGGGGGTCAGCGTGAACGTGATGGACCTGATCCCGCCGGATGACTCGGGCTACGGCTTCGACAATATCGGTGACGTGCTGACCCTCTCCCCTGCCCATCTCGAGCGCTATCTGGAGGCTGCGCGGGTGGCCTTGGACAAGGCGGTGTATCCCGGCCAAATGCCGCCACCGGAAGCCGCCTTTGCCGGTCGCGAAATGAAAGGCAACGGACACCGCTCCGAGGAAGGTCACTATCTCTTCATGGCGGGCGAGGCGAAGGTCAGCTTCAAGCCTCAGCGGGCGGGAACCTACCGCGTGACGGTGACAGCCGGCGGCACGCTGGGTGGGGATGGCCCGCCGAAGATGGAATTCCACGAGAACGGCGAGACGATCTGCGAGTGGGATGTGGATGCCCGCTTGGAGCAGCCGAAGGAGTTCACCCACGAATTCAAGATCAACGACGAGAAGCCGGTGGAAATGGGCGTGGTCTTCACCAACGACTTCTACCAGGAAGACCACCCCGATCCGAAAAAGCGCGACCGCAACCTGATGGTGAACGCGCTGAAGATCACCGGCCCGCTCGATGGCCCTCCGCCTGAGAAGCCGCAGAGCCACAAACGAATCTACGGCAAGCGCGAGGCCGGGGAGAACGACGAGGCCTATGCGCTGCGCGTGCTGAACGGCTTCGCCCGCAAGGCCTTCCGCCGACCCTCGCAGGAGGGCGAAACAAAGCGTTACCTGCAACTGGTGGCACTAGCCAAGAAACAGGGCGAGGGCGTGGAAGAAGGCATCCGGCTGGCGCTGGAAGCGATGCTGGTCTCCCCTGCCTTCCTCTTCCGCGAGGAGCCTCAACCGGAGCCGGACAACTCGAAGAAGATTCACCTGATCGACGAGCATTCCCTGGCGACACGGCTCTCCTATTTTTTCTGGAGCACGATGCCGGACCAGAAGCTGATGGAGCTGGCGAGCCGCGGGGAACTGCGGAAGAACCTGGATAGCGAGATCGACCGGATGATCGGGGATGATCGTTCGCGGCAGTTCATTTCAAACTTCACCGGACAATGGCTGCGCCTGCGCGACATGCCTTCCACGCGCCCGGCGGAGAAGTTCTTCCCGAAGTTCACCGGCAAGGTGCGCGACTCGATGCGGCGCGAGACCGAGATGTTCTTCGGCCACATCATCCGGGAAGGGCTGCCGATGGAGTCACTGCTGGATGCGGACTTCACCTTCCTGAACGAGACGCTGGCGAACTACTACGGCATCCCGGATGTGAAGGGAGACAAATTCCAGAAGGTCACGCTGAAGGACAGCCACCGGCGCGGGATTCTGGGCCAAGGTTCCTTCCACCTGCTGACTTCCTATCCGCTACGGACTTCCCCGGTGCTACGCGGGAAGTATGTGCTGGAAAACCTGCTCGATACCGCCCCTCCCCCGCCGCCGCCGAACGTGCCGCAGCTTGAACCGCCGGGTCACAAGGGGAACCAGCAGAGCCTGCGCGAGCAATTGGAGAAGCATCGCGAGGATCCTTCCTGCGCCTCCTGCCACGCGCTGATGGACCCGATCGGCTTCGGACTGGAGAATTTCGACGCCGCCGGTGCTTGGCGCGATCAGGAGAACGGCAAGCAGATCGACACCGCGGGGGAGCTGATGAGCGGGCGTAAGATTCTGGGCGTGGATGACCTGCGGAAAGCGCTGGTGGAAGATCACCGGCCGGAATTCTACCGCTCCGTGGCCACCAAGATGCTCACCTATGCCCTCGGGCGCGGCTTGGAATGGTATGATAGGCCGGCCCTCGACCGGATCGTATCCGATACGGAGAAGGCCGGAGGCAACTCCCGCGCGATGCTGCGCGCGGTGATCGATTCCGTTCCTTTCCAATACCGCCGCGGAGATTCCTGA
- a CDS encoding alpha-hydroxy acid oxidase gives MPLPPLESIPASIVSLDDYEVLARDRVEDSIWAYLSGAAADEVTLRENRAGFERIQLLPRIFRVLSQASTGLTLFGRHYAHPVFIAPTAFHGMFYPGGEVVTMLGASAMDACMTVSTQAGMAIEDIARGAAVPPWFQLYIQPDRAFTAELVKRVEAAGCAALVITADAPLHGLRNREQRAAFRVPPGLEPVNLRGMEPVPPADRIFGSHLLAKAPTWEDLAWLRSLTKLPLVLKGVLDPADALQAEARGVDGIIVSNHGGRTLDTVPAAIEVLPSVAAAIGDRLPILLDGGIRRGTDVLKALALGASAVMVGRPILHGLAAAGATGVAHVLKILRTELEIAMALTGRATLDELDPSVIFAK, from the coding sequence ATGCCGCTCCCGCCGCTTGAAAGCATCCCTGCCTCCATCGTCTCCCTCGACGACTACGAAGTCTTGGCGCGTGACCGCGTGGAGGATTCGATCTGGGCCTACCTCTCCGGTGCCGCGGCGGATGAAGTCACTCTCCGCGAGAACCGCGCCGGCTTCGAGCGGATCCAACTGCTCCCGCGCATCTTCAGGGTCCTTTCCCAAGCCAGCACCGGGCTCACGCTCTTCGGTCGCCATTACGCCCACCCTGTCTTCATCGCGCCTACCGCCTTTCACGGCATGTTCTATCCCGGCGGGGAAGTGGTTACCATGTTGGGCGCCTCCGCAATGGATGCTTGCATGACGGTCAGCACCCAGGCGGGCATGGCCATCGAGGATATCGCGCGCGGTGCTGCGGTGCCGCCTTGGTTCCAGCTCTACATCCAGCCGGACCGTGCCTTCACTGCCGAACTCGTGAAACGCGTCGAAGCTGCCGGTTGCGCTGCCTTGGTCATTACTGCAGATGCGCCGCTTCACGGCCTCCGCAACCGCGAGCAGCGCGCCGCCTTCCGCGTGCCGCCCGGCCTGGAGCCCGTGAATCTCCGCGGCATGGAACCGGTGCCTCCTGCCGACAGGATCTTTGGCAGCCACCTGCTGGCGAAGGCTCCGACTTGGGAAGATTTGGCTTGGCTGCGCTCTCTAACAAAGCTGCCGCTCGTCCTGAAAGGCGTGCTCGATCCGGCGGATGCCTTGCAAGCGGAAGCCCGAGGCGTGGATGGAATCATCGTCTCCAATCATGGCGGGCGCACGCTGGACACCGTGCCCGCCGCGATTGAAGTGTTGCCCTCGGTCGCGGCTGCCATCGGAGACCGTCTTCCCATTCTCCTCGATGGCGGCATCCGCCGGGGCACCGATGTGCTCAAGGCCTTGGCCTTGGGGGCCAGCGCGGTGATGGTCGGGCGGCCGATCCTCCACGGTCTTGCGGCAGCCGGTGCCACCGGTGTCGCGCATGTCCTCAAGATCCTGCGCACCGAACTCGAGATCGCGATGGCTCTAACGGGTCGTGCCACGCTCGACGAACTCGATCCTTCGGTGATCTTCGCAAAGTAG
- a CDS encoding Fe2+-dependent dioxygenase — protein sequence MIVCIPDVLTPEQTRQFRNMLEDADWEDGKATAGHLASKAKDNMQIPATHPVARQVGEGIMRALTVNPTFMSAAVPLHFLPPMFNRYSGGQTYGQHIDAAIRQIPGTGHRLRTDLSCTLFFTPPEDYDGGELIIEDTYGSKSVKLPAGHMVLYPATSLHRVTPVTRGSRLSSFFWVQSMIRSDEQRSILYDLDLAIQRISGALPEHPAANQSAIQLTGVYHNLLRQWAEM from the coding sequence ATGATCGTGTGCATCCCCGACGTCCTGACTCCGGAACAAACGCGCCAGTTCCGCAACATGCTGGAAGATGCGGACTGGGAGGACGGCAAGGCGACGGCGGGGCATCTGGCCTCCAAAGCCAAGGACAACATGCAGATCCCCGCGACGCATCCGGTGGCCCGGCAGGTCGGCGAAGGGATCATGCGGGCTCTGACGGTGAATCCCACCTTCATGTCGGCGGCGGTGCCGTTGCACTTCCTGCCGCCGATGTTCAACCGCTACTCGGGCGGCCAGACCTACGGGCAGCACATCGATGCGGCCATCCGCCAGATCCCCGGCACCGGTCACCGCCTCCGCACCGATCTCTCCTGCACTCTTTTCTTCACCCCGCCGGAAGACTACGACGGCGGCGAGCTGATCATCGAGGACACCTACGGCAGCAAGTCCGTGAAGCTCCCGGCGGGCCACATGGTGCTCTACCCGGCAACCAGCCTGCACCGGGTGACCCCGGTGACACGCGGCAGCCGACTGTCCTCCTTCTTCTGGGTGCAGAGCATGATCCGCTCGGACGAGCAGCGCTCGATCCTCTACGACCTGGACCTGGCGATCCAGCGGATCTCCGGAGCCCTGCCGGAGCATCCGGCAGCAAACCAATCGGCGATCCAACTCACCGGCGTGTATCACAATCTCCTGCGCCAGTGGGCGGAGATGTGA